A stretch of the Corynebacterium maris DSM 45190 genome encodes the following:
- a CDS encoding 2Fe-2S iron-sulfur cluster-binding protein: MTTDDAAIHTGEVDGLAESFVWPADSTLLDALLNAGIPARHSCTDGHCGTCQCTLTGGPSHMLHNEVLGSYDIEHEDQTLACQAIRDGEGPYTAEFE, encoded by the coding sequence ATGACCACTGATGATGCCGCCATCCACACCGGTGAGGTCGACGGTCTCGCTGAGTCTTTCGTCTGGCCCGCAGATTCGACGTTGCTCGACGCCCTGCTGAACGCCGGTATTCCGGCGCGTCACTCGTGCACGGACGGGCACTGCGGCACCTGCCAGTGCACGTTGACCGGCGGGCCCTCCCACATGCTCCACAACGAGGTGTTGGGCTCCTACGACATTGAGCACGAAGATCAGACGCTGGCCTGCCAGGCCATCCGGGACGGCGAGGGGCCGTACACGGCGGAATTCGAGTAG
- a CDS encoding ribose-phosphate diphosphokinase: MTGHWTESHKNMMLFSGRAHPELGEAVAEALGTELTPMSARDFANGEIFVRFEESVRGADCFVMQSHTQPLNKWIMEQLIMIDALKRGSAKRITAILPFYPYARQDKKHRGREPISARLVADLLTAAGADRIVSVDLHTDQIQGFFDGPVDHMHAMPILTDYIMDNYGLDNLVVVSPDAGRVKSAEKWANTLGGAPMAFVHKTRDVDAANQVVSNRVVGDVDGKNCVLMDDMIDTGGTIAGAVKVLKEAGAKDVVIACTHGVFSDPARERLSECGAEEIITTDTLPQSTEGWKNLKVLSIAPLLARTIKEIFENGSVTTLFEGDA; the protein is encoded by the coding sequence ATGACGGGACACTGGACCGAAAGCCACAAGAACATGATGTTGTTCTCCGGGCGGGCACACCCGGAGCTCGGAGAGGCCGTGGCTGAGGCGCTGGGCACGGAACTGACCCCGATGTCGGCACGCGACTTCGCCAACGGTGAAATCTTCGTCCGCTTCGAGGAATCGGTCCGCGGCGCGGACTGCTTCGTGATGCAGTCGCACACCCAGCCGCTGAACAAGTGGATCATGGAACAGCTGATCATGATCGACGCCCTCAAGCGCGGCTCCGCAAAGCGCATCACGGCGATTCTGCCGTTCTACCCCTACGCGCGCCAGGACAAGAAGCACCGCGGCCGTGAACCCATCTCCGCCCGCCTGGTCGCCGACCTGCTGACCGCCGCCGGCGCCGACCGCATCGTCTCGGTCGACCTGCACACCGACCAGATCCAGGGCTTCTTCGACGGCCCGGTCGACCACATGCACGCCATGCCGATCCTGACCGACTACATCATGGACAACTACGGCCTAGACAACCTCGTCGTAGTCTCCCCGGACGCCGGCCGCGTCAAGAGCGCCGAAAAGTGGGCCAACACCCTGGGCGGTGCGCCGATGGCGTTCGTCCACAAGACCCGCGACGTCGACGCCGCCAACCAGGTCGTCTCCAACCGCGTGGTCGGCGACGTCGACGGCAAGAACTGCGTTCTGATGGACGACATGATCGACACCGGCGGCACCATCGCCGGCGCCGTCAAGGTGCTCAAGGAGGCGGGCGCCAAGGACGTGGTCATCGCCTGCACCCACGGCGTGTTCTCCGATCCGGCCCGCGAGCGCCTCAGCGAGTGCGGCGCCGAGGAGATCATCACCACCGACACCCTGCCGCAGAGCACCGAAGGCTGGAAGAACCTCAAGGTCTTGTCCATCGCCCCGCTGCTGGCGCGCACGATCAAGGAGATCTTCGAGAACGGCTCCGTGACCACCCTCTTCGAGGGCGACGCCTAG
- a CDS encoding TetR/AcrR family transcriptional regulator produces MVRQRMTGRERREQLISIGRTVFAERGFDGSSVEEIAARAGVSKPVVYEHFGGKEGLYAVIVDREMLALEKVIVDAIREGRWRQRIEQAVVALLTYVEDETDGFLILVRDSVPGKDRSYATLLNIAVNQVSHLLGKAFAHRGLDPALATLYGQALVGMVSTTAQWWLDERSPDKETVAAHIVNLCWNGLSRMEAQPKLLTADEVEEQLAAVDLSAPDPTLVTPQDEGQDTTQEQE; encoded by the coding sequence ATGGTTCGACAGCGCATGACCGGGCGCGAACGCCGGGAACAACTCATTTCTATCGGGCGTACCGTCTTCGCGGAACGCGGCTTCGACGGCTCCAGCGTCGAGGAGATCGCGGCGCGGGCGGGGGTGTCCAAGCCGGTGGTCTACGAGCACTTCGGCGGCAAAGAAGGCCTCTACGCCGTCATCGTCGACCGGGAAATGCTGGCCCTGGAGAAAGTCATCGTCGACGCGATCCGGGAAGGACGGTGGCGCCAACGCATCGAGCAGGCCGTGGTCGCCCTGCTGACCTACGTGGAAGACGAGACCGACGGCTTTCTCATCCTGGTGCGTGATTCCGTGCCGGGAAAGGATCGCAGCTACGCGACGTTGCTCAACATCGCCGTCAATCAGGTGTCGCATCTGCTGGGCAAGGCTTTCGCGCACCGCGGGCTGGATCCCGCGTTGGCCACGCTGTACGGTCAGGCGCTCGTCGGCATGGTCTCCACGACGGCGCAGTGGTGGCTGGATGAGCGCAGCCCGGACAAGGAGACGGTGGCCGCGCACATCGTCAACCTGTGCTGGAATGGGCTGTCCCGCATGGAGGCCCAACCGAAGTTGCTCACCGCCGACGAGGTGGAGGAGCAGTTGGCGGCGGTGGATCTCAGCGCACCCGACCCCACCCTGGTCACGCCGCAGGACGAGGGCCAGGACACGACGCAGGAGCAGGAGTAG
- the glmU gene encoding bifunctional UDP-N-acetylglucosamine diphosphorylase/glucosamine-1-phosphate N-acetyltransferase GlmU has product MATPTPCTVIVLAAGAGTRMKSDKQKTLHEIGGRSLLSHSLHAAHGLNPEHIVAVVGHQRDQVSPEADRVAEELGREVMQAVQEEQNGTGHAVSCGLADLADYDGTVIVTNADVPLLTAATLQSLHDAHVSAGAAVTVLTMKLPDPTGYGRIVRDDSDEVTAIVEQKDATEEQRAIDEVNSGVFAFDGAILRDALGRLDTDNAQGELYLTDVLGIARGDGHPVRAHIADDARELAGVNNRVQLAEAGRELNRRTVEQAMLGGATVVDPQSTWIGVDVTVGRDVIIHPNTQLWGATSIADGAEIGPDTTLTDMTVGAGATVIRTHAERSVIGADAAVGPFTYIRPNTVLGKGGKLGGFVEAKNATLGAGSKVPHLTYIGDATIGEETNIGASSVFVNYDGVSKHHTTIGSHVRTGSDSMFVAPVTIGDGAYTGAGTVILDDVPAGALAIKEGRQRNIEGWVEKKRPGTPAADAARQARERSEQDQQQEG; this is encoded by the coding sequence GTGGCTACCCCCACCCCCTGCACCGTGATTGTCCTGGCGGCCGGCGCCGGCACCCGCATGAAGTCCGACAAGCAGAAAACGCTCCACGAGATCGGCGGCCGTTCCCTACTGTCCCACTCGCTGCACGCCGCCCACGGCCTGAACCCGGAGCACATCGTGGCCGTCGTGGGCCACCAGCGCGACCAGGTCTCCCCCGAGGCCGACCGTGTCGCCGAGGAACTGGGCCGCGAGGTCATGCAGGCGGTGCAGGAAGAGCAGAACGGCACCGGACACGCCGTCTCCTGCGGACTGGCCGACCTGGCCGACTACGACGGCACCGTCATCGTCACCAACGCCGACGTGCCGCTGCTGACGGCTGCGACCCTGCAGTCGCTGCACGACGCCCACGTCTCCGCCGGCGCCGCGGTCACCGTGTTGACCATGAAGCTGCCCGATCCGACCGGTTACGGCCGCATCGTGCGCGACGACTCCGACGAGGTCACCGCCATCGTGGAGCAGAAGGACGCCACTGAAGAGCAGCGCGCCATCGACGAGGTCAACTCCGGCGTCTTCGCCTTCGACGGCGCCATCCTGCGCGACGCGCTGGGACGCCTGGACACCGACAATGCGCAGGGCGAACTGTACCTGACCGACGTGTTGGGCATCGCCCGCGGCGACGGCCACCCCGTGCGTGCGCACATCGCCGACGACGCCCGTGAGCTGGCCGGAGTGAACAACCGCGTGCAGTTGGCCGAGGCCGGCCGCGAGCTCAACCGCCGCACCGTCGAGCAGGCCATGCTGGGCGGCGCCACCGTCGTCGACCCGCAGTCCACCTGGATCGGCGTCGACGTCACCGTCGGCCGCGACGTGATCATCCACCCGAACACGCAGCTGTGGGGCGCCACCTCCATCGCCGACGGCGCGGAGATCGGCCCGGACACCACGCTGACCGACATGACCGTCGGCGCCGGCGCCACCGTCATTCGCACCCACGCAGAGCGTTCCGTCATCGGCGCCGACGCCGCCGTCGGCCCGTTCACCTACATCCGCCCGAACACGGTGCTGGGCAAGGGCGGCAAGCTCGGCGGCTTCGTGGAGGCGAAGAACGCCACCCTCGGCGCCGGCTCCAAGGTGCCGCACCTGACCTACATCGGCGACGCCACGATCGGGGAAGAAACCAACATCGGCGCCTCCAGCGTCTTCGTCAACTACGACGGCGTGAGCAAGCACCACACCACCATCGGCAGCCACGTGCGCACCGGCTCGGACTCCATGTTCGTCGCTCCGGTGACCATCGGTGACGGCGCCTACACAGGGGCGGGTACAGTAATCCTCGACGACGTCCCCGCGGGCGCGCTGGCCATCAAGGAAGGCCGCCAGCGCAACATCGAGGGGTGGGTCGAAAAGAAGCGGCCGGGCACCCCGGCCGCAGACGCCGCTCGCCAGGCGCGCGAGCGTTCTGAGCAGGATCAACAGCAGGAAGGCTAA
- a CDS encoding isopenicillin N synthase family dioxygenase yields MPASSLPVISLQRLIHGPDRAAEIERLREVTHTIGFFYLVGHGVPEDLQRRLFAVAKEFFSQPAQLKEQISNIDSPQYRGYAAVGDERTQGQIDWREQIDYGPERDVVTDGLDDHPWRVLEGPNPWPDTLPEMRPLVTEWTDRLTDVSLILLRSWAESLGQPADFFDPYFSRPFPLLKLCHYPAPDNGEAAQGVGAHHDSGVLTLLLPEEGSTGLQVKNGDGWIDVKAPANHFVVNVGELLDVATDGYLKATPHRVLPTAPGQARYSLPYFLTPNLDARMPKVPLPEYLAATARGTGQDMSGQEIFDVSGLNALKSRLRAHPAITRRFHTELAASLG; encoded by the coding sequence GTGCCCGCGTCATCGTTGCCCGTCATCTCGCTTCAGCGTCTCATCCACGGTCCCGACCGTGCTGCCGAAATCGAGCGGCTGCGCGAGGTCACCCACACCATCGGATTCTTCTACCTCGTAGGCCACGGCGTCCCCGAAGATCTGCAGCGACGGCTTTTTGCGGTGGCCAAGGAGTTCTTCTCCCAACCCGCGCAACTCAAGGAACAGATCTCCAACATCGACAGCCCCCAGTACCGCGGTTACGCGGCCGTCGGCGACGAACGCACCCAGGGGCAGATCGATTGGCGCGAACAGATCGATTACGGCCCGGAGCGCGACGTGGTCACCGACGGCCTCGACGACCATCCGTGGCGCGTGCTGGAAGGCCCCAATCCGTGGCCGGACACTCTGCCGGAGATGCGGCCGCTGGTCACCGAGTGGACCGACAGGCTCACCGACGTCTCCCTGATTCTGCTGCGTTCCTGGGCGGAGTCACTGGGCCAGCCGGCGGACTTCTTCGACCCGTATTTCTCCCGTCCGTTCCCGCTGCTGAAACTGTGCCACTACCCGGCCCCCGACAACGGGGAAGCCGCGCAGGGCGTCGGCGCCCACCACGACTCCGGGGTGCTGACCCTGCTGCTGCCCGAAGAAGGATCCACCGGCCTGCAGGTGAAAAACGGCGACGGCTGGATCGACGTTAAGGCGCCCGCGAACCACTTCGTGGTCAACGTCGGCGAGCTTCTCGACGTCGCCACCGACGGCTACCTGAAAGCCACCCCGCACCGCGTGCTGCCCACCGCCCCCGGGCAGGCGCGCTACTCGCTGCCGTATTTTTTGACCCCGAACCTCGACGCCCGCATGCCGAAAGTGCCGCTGCCGGAATACCTCGCCGCCACGGCCCGCGGCACCGGCCAGGACATGAGCGGACAGGAAATCTTCGACGTTTCCGGACTCAACGCGCTGAAGTCCCGGCTGCGCGCGCACCCGGCGATCACCAGGCGCTTCCACACGGAACTCGCCGCCTCACTGGGCTGA
- a CDS encoding MFS transporter: protein MTDTDLTQPEQHNARRFIWANGLQGVGDQLVNAKTVLPWLLQAAGAPGFFTAMLVPVRESGSMLPQAALTPWVTHHRSRKRIWLLGSAGQAVAAAFIALAALFMRGWALGVSVVALLALLAVFRSLCSLAGKDVMGRTLHKGVRGKITGRATALAGGVALVFGLLLSLLQGSLPDWALAGLIGLGALGWFLATAVFTTIQEPVPDDEPQGLNTRWWSDTWSLFTGDAQFRAFVIVRSLLLVSALSTAFVVTLSQEIGHDLTGVGLFVVASSLASLVGGRISGAWSDLSSRNVMAGGSAVASVTILAVVAAAHFAPDTVGAWGLPLGFFLIQLAHTAVRVGRKTYLVDMAEGDQRTRYTGAANTMMGVILLLMGFVSGLIALAGSTAALLFLAGTGFVGVLAAGRMDDVSAKK, encoded by the coding sequence ATGACAGACACGGATCTCACCCAGCCGGAACAACACAATGCCCGGCGTTTCATTTGGGCGAACGGGCTGCAGGGCGTGGGCGATCAACTCGTCAACGCCAAAACGGTGCTGCCCTGGCTGCTGCAGGCGGCCGGGGCGCCCGGGTTTTTCACCGCGATGCTGGTCCCCGTCCGCGAATCCGGCTCCATGCTGCCGCAGGCCGCGCTGACGCCGTGGGTCACCCACCACCGTTCCCGCAAGCGCATCTGGCTGCTCGGTTCTGCGGGCCAGGCCGTCGCCGCCGCCTTCATCGCCTTAGCTGCGTTGTTTATGCGCGGGTGGGCTCTCGGCGTATCCGTCGTCGCCCTCCTCGCCCTCCTGGCCGTGTTCCGCTCCCTGTGCTCCCTGGCGGGCAAAGACGTGATGGGACGCACGCTGCACAAAGGCGTCAGGGGGAAGATCACCGGCCGAGCCACCGCGTTGGCCGGCGGCGTCGCCCTGGTCTTCGGGCTGTTGCTGTCGCTTTTGCAGGGTTCGCTGCCAGACTGGGCGCTGGCGGGGCTGATCGGGCTCGGCGCGCTCGGCTGGTTCCTGGCGACGGCCGTGTTCACCACCATCCAGGAACCGGTCCCCGACGATGAACCTCAAGGCCTGAACACGCGGTGGTGGTCGGACACCTGGTCGCTGTTCACCGGCGACGCCCAGTTTCGCGCCTTCGTCATCGTGCGCTCCCTGCTGCTGGTCTCTGCGCTGTCGACGGCGTTCGTGGTGACCCTCTCGCAGGAGATCGGCCACGACCTCACCGGCGTCGGCCTTTTCGTCGTCGCTTCCTCGCTCGCCTCGCTCGTGGGCGGCCGGATCTCCGGCGCCTGGTCCGACCTGTCCTCCCGCAACGTCATGGCCGGCGGTTCTGCGGTGGCGTCCGTGACGATCCTGGCAGTCGTCGCCGCCGCCCACTTCGCCCCCGACACCGTCGGGGCGTGGGGGTTGCCGCTGGGATTTTTCCTTATCCAACTCGCCCACACCGCCGTGCGCGTCGGCCGAAAAACATATCTGGTGGACATGGCCGAAGGCGATCAACGCACCCGCTACACCGGGGCAGCGAACACCATGATGGGCGTCATCCTGCTGCTCATGGGGTTCGTCTCCGGGTTGATCGCGCTGGCGGGCTCCACCGCGGCGCTGCTGTTTCTGGCCGGGACCGGGTTTGTCGGGGTCCTGGCGGCGGGCCGGATGGACGACGTCTCCGCGAAGAAGTAG